The Punica granatum isolate Tunisia-2019 chromosome 4, ASM765513v2, whole genome shotgun sequence sequence acaaacatatatatatacacacacacattacAAGAATACCcattataagtatatatatatatatatattagtcaGTTTCATTAAATTTGCATTTTTCATATTAACAGGTCAAACACTCTGATCTTTATAATGTGGGGTGACCTACCAATATGAGTTTGTTTAAGTGGATCGGTGTTTATTCCACTTAAGCAAGATCTTGAGGTTCGAATTCATATGAATGCATAAAATTTATGTTAAAAGAGTGTTATctcttagtgggccgacccgctcgattggattagtcgaaATCCAATTAGGTTTCTGAATATTAAAGTCCACGCCAAAATGTGGAGTGACCTAGCAAAGGAGGAAGGACAAATATTAGAAGATTCTGGTCCAAGAGAAGCCAATTATTGCCATTTCAAAGGCAAGAGTCTTcacaaatattgaaaaatatttattgccATTTCAAAGGCAAGAGTCTTCACatgcttattaaattatataatatattttcattatgcaaattaactgaaaaatatataaattacgGAGTTTCCTTTCATTATCGGCGTTATCAATCACGACAGTTCAAACAGATTAGCAAATTTCACAGGCCCTTGATATGAACTCGGAGTAAGTCAAAGTATATTTCCGATTGTACTTTAAATATAATgcacatatatgtacatatttaattatttccgttcccatatataatttttgtatAAAGTACAAATCTGTGCATACTTCCATGTTATAAAATTTGTACTGAATaaacttatttattaaaaCTGTTTAATAGAgacaaaaagagagagagagagaggttacCTCCGGATAATTAACGTACTTTAAGGAAACTAAGTTAGAGAAACATTAAATATGATTTATCTAGAAATCTCAGCGAAATTGTTGAAAAAAGTAACAacatatttcctttttttttttactttaagtAAGTACTGTGATCTTATTACTCATTATTTCATGTTCTTATTATAAATACAGTGTTATAGATCGAGACACATGCATTCCGATTCAGTGAATTTCATAAGGCCGACCTCAAGCACCAAccatgaaaaaaatgaaaattgttgATCTGTTAGAGCGCGATTTCTCGGATTTCAAGGTAAACTACAAATTCATTATAACTTATCTTccttattattatgatttgtACATAATCCAACCTAATACATTTCaagtttaattaattgtaGACTACTTATTGCTCAATCAAAGCAAAAATTGTTGCTGTTGATAATCCAAGACAGCCATGGTACCATGCATGTAAAAGGTGTAACAAAAAAGTTTTCATGGATCAGTCTAATCTGAATGCAAATCctgcaaataaaaaatgtacAATACTATTCGAGGTACCTATTAAAGGTGGTGGTTGATGGAACTAGACAAGCCTATGTTACATTGTTTGATGTAGCAGCAAAGGTTAATGGATGTTCTATGGATGAGCTCATCATGTCCAAAAAGGTATGTAACAATCTCTTCtattcttaaaaatatataaatacattgaACAAAGCATTTTACTAATGTTCCTGTCAATAGGAGGATGTCGGTGCTTCAGACCAGGGAGGATTGCAAGAATTGGTGGGGAAGACTTACACATTCATCACAAGAGTTGATAAGGCAAGCGAAACGAATCGAACTTTTGGAAAGATAGCAGCACATGAAGTTTACGAAGAGGAATAATATGGAATGTCTCATTGAATATATGTTTAcaataagataataatattaccaatgaattatttcttttctgtAATGACTCTTTTCCCCTTCAGTTTGATATATTGTATGGTATACTATTTATATGCACTTGTGATTTCATTAGAAGATTATCACAGTTGAATTCTGTGATCTAATtgctttttcatcaattttttttaaaaaatagccaATAACTTGTTTATTACGCACAATAGTatcaaaattattaatcatttTTAGTCTGATTTGATCACGCGTCCAGCGCATGTGCTTCTTTACTAGTATTTAGAAAAAGAGTAGAAAAATAGATATGAAAACGACAAATTACTTTGCTAgtactataaaaaaaaaaggctctAATCAAGGCCTTCATTCCATGTCTCCAAACTGACATAGAGGCATGCAGCTAATTGAAACACAAGAACCAACAAGTCCCTCATATCTACAGGGACCGTTTTCTAGCAAACCGCATCATCTACCTACCACTTCCATGGGTTCACACAAACGTACATTTAACTGACACAATCTGCCTCACAATTATAATCTGCTTTGTGGGGCCGGTTCGCTGGTGGCATACGATCCGAGATCATCAGCACCCTCATTCTATATATCTTCTCCCTGCCTCACAATTATAATCTGCTTTGTGGGACCGGTTCGTAGGTGGCATACTATCCGAGATCATCAGCACCCTCATTCTATATATCTTCTCTGCCGCGGAGTTTATCTTCGGCAAATGAGAGGTGAGGGGTCAGCTTCGGTTTCTCCTAATTCCATCCACTCCTTTCGTTTTCATTGTTTCCATGAAGCTCCCCGACTTACCTGTGCAGTCGAATACACTCGCTTCTCAGGAGGTTCAGCTCATCAAAATGCCCATCTCCGGTCTGTTGAGGCTGATCAGCCCAGTGAAAGAACTCACATTGCTGAGAAATACGTAGAGAGATATCAGGCTAATaaagattattaaaattaattaagtaaagcttattaattttcaatttttttaagattatgtatatctatttaataataaaatagcaaTCGCTTATGCGATGAAAATAAGTGATTAGAATTCTTCTTTAATGTTTCTTTGgatatatttttgttaattataataataagtaaTATTATTCAACTTCTATATAACATATCATATTAAAACATGTACTACTTTATCCTTATTTAATAGAGACACTTTTAGTATTCTAAATAGGATGTGAtataacttttatatatatatatatatatagatatagatatagatatagatatagatagatgaGAAAAATACATGGAATCCCCAGGTGTCTTTTTTCCCCTCAATCAATTTCATGGTATGTACTCTTCTCTAGGTGTCTTTTTTCGGCCAGGCACCAGGCAGTATATAAAAATCGTAGCTAATATAATTTAAGTTAGAGTCAGATCGATTCACAAAATAAGGATGTATATCTATTccaataattgatttttttcattcatgaTCACGAGACTCGATGTGAGATCTCACTTAAGAGAAAGACGTGACAAATCATCTGAACTAatgcatattaatttaattcctTATAAGTGTCTTTTAATATGTCAATTAATCACCATTTTAAACGGAAAGAAGGAAGGTAAATCATATGCAAAGTTTCGAGCCAAAAAATAAACCAGTGCAGACGTAGTAGgagaaaatgatttttttttagtagatggagaaaatgaatttaaaGAAATGAGAAACGTGCtattttatcaaatatatccATTTGTATCTTGGCCAAGCAGTAGCAAATGCCCAGTAGTAGTTTTTGGTCATTTCGATAACATCACGACATGCCTTTAATCTATTACCTAGTAATAATCACCTCACGAGCGTCACTTACCTCGAGGACAAAATGCTTCCATGTCACTACGATTACGTTTATGCcctcatttatttatatctatCTAACTAATACAACGATTTTATATATACGTGCACAAAGCCACATAACTACATTATGAACTTGTGAAACTTAAATCTTCACAACTTTCCCAGGAATTAAAGGCAAGTCAACCTCATCGCACAACTCGACAGCCCTCGTCTCGAAGGGGGAACTCCTGATGACGTCATTGTTGTTCGGCCAATACGTCAGCCAAATTTGACCCCCAATCCTCCACTTCATCACACTCCCTTCCATCTCCCTGCTCAGTCTCCACACCACGCTTCTCCCGCACTCGTCCCCCGCAAATATCACGCCCCCGGTCTTTGTGAACGGCCTCTGGGCCCCAGCGTACCTTTTATGGAACCCACTGCCGCCGTCAGCACCCCCCGGCCGGCATGTCGCCACCTCCCGACCCGTCCCACTGTCGCACAACACCCCGTCGAACACTGCAGCGTTACCCTCCGCATCCTGGTCCCACCTCCAGTTCCGGATCCTGGTCCTCGATGAGGTCCTCGCCGTGGTCTTCACCTTCGGGACCTTTGTCTTTCCAAAGCTACCCTTCACGATCTTCTGCGTCTCGATCTCTTTCCCTGAGTTGTTCGTGGACTGGCCAAGGCTGAACCCGCCCACGTAGGTTGCCCCGACTTCCGGCCCGACCCAGAGCCGGGCCCGCGATGGGAAGTGTCTCTCATCTGCGAACTCTCCCTCATTGCTGTCTCCCTTCTTGAACCCAAGGTTCACCACATGGAGGCGTATGTTGTCCACGCGCGCATTCACCTGGAATGAgaaacaataatattttttttttcggttgcaATAGGAGGTTCATGTCCTAGTACAAGAAAATGtaaatgaaatctaaataaaggggcacgggtagtcccactgatgagaatcgaacccGGAACCTCTAGGTTACCAGGTGAGGGTGTTAACCACTGTATTACGCCCCCTTtctcaaaacaataataatttcgAGCAATTAGATATATgatatcattaaaaaaaaattctaactcGTCgagtttttctttatatatatatatatatataaactaatatGGAATTATAGAATCCTTAATATATACAGCTGTAATTTAGAAATCATGGCCGTTGATAGCTCACCTGAATGTAACTTTCAAAGAATTTGACGGAATATTCGACCTGAATGACCGCCTCGAGTTGTTGGTGAGCTAGTACATACTTGAGCACTGAGTCCTTGGCCTCGGTGATGGGAAAACTCTTTAACTGGTTGCTGGATTGTGTGACCTTCATCGCCTGGATAGGCACATAACCCTTTAGGATCCACAAGCCATGTGCCTCCGTGGCGTACGATACAACGAGACCCCTGTCATCAGCCGGCAGTGAGGCCAGCGTCTTTAGCCCCACGCCCCCTACCTCCCTCAGAATCAACCACTTAGCTAACATGTAGCTGAATGCTCGGGTGAAGCACAGCTCGGCATCCACTCCGATGGTCGCCAAGAACTTCCGGAGAACCGGTGTGCGGTTACATGCCAAGGTCTCAAGGTTCGGGGCCAGGAGGCAGTGATAATAGAAGGTACCTGCCTCACAGGGCGCGTCAAAGGAGCAGAGCCAGAAGAGACGCAAGAGGAAGATTGAGTTGAAGAATCCCGACAGAGACTCGGGCGCGTGGGAGTCCATGATCCATGCAACAGGCTCTGGCCTCAGGTCCCCAAGCCTGGAACGTGGGCATGTGCTTTCCTGGGTCGTCGGTGACCGGGAAATAATCTCCCGGAGGAGCTGGAGAAGTAGTGGAAGGAAGGGCTTGTCCGAGGAGAGAGGATATGGATCGGACACCCAGATGGGCCCCTGTTGAAGTTTCTGTGACTCGAAGCCCAGCAGATACAGCGAGAATGTGATCGCCGCCTCTTCTGAGGAGGGCTCGCACGCCGTCCAGTTGGCTCTGAGTTGAATGGACTGAGTTAGTCCATCACGATCAGGCATTGACCTGGCCAGCTCGAGCACGCTTGAAGAGCACGACCCGGCCGAGTCGGGAAGTTCGCATATCCAAGACCAAATGTCGAGCATCTTGGGGTGTTCTATCGGGATCGTCGGGTAGGACGGATCCTTAAGAAGCATGTTTGAAGGAGGTTTTATAGAGAGAATGAGTGATGAAGGGAGGGCCAACTTGGACGTAACTGAGGCCACGGGAAGGAGGAGAGGATTTAAGGCTGAATTTGAGTTCACGCAGTTAGTGCATTAATTACAGAGAAGAAGTATACAtatcccatttttcttctttgatattgattatttttcttatcgtCTTGCGTTAGTTAAGTGTAATTTTGATCAGCCACTGAAGGAAGTATCGTTTTGATCGCACATCAGTTTATCCAGACAGCAGAGTACTTCTAtagagtttttcttttttgatctACATCATCTAATATCCGGAAATCTAATGAGTTCTAACTGATTCAGGTTTAAACCTAATCAACCACTAAGCGATAAAATTCTCTAAATTGTGGATAATAATTATTCACAAGACTCTAAAACTTCAGTGCTCATAAAGATCATCCATTGACAGATAGAAATTGATTAACGGTAAAAATAAAGGTGTATGAGAAATTATATTAGTAAGATGAATCAacccaaaaattttaattcctaGTAAGGGTATGCACGCACTGTACTACATTccttttctattattttcttattttccttttagtgttctctcttttttttcttcccttttttaaTCTGAATTAATGTTTTCTATTGATTAGGTTTTGTCAATACATAGGTCTGCATGGAAGTTTGCATGGATATGGGGCTGATAACGTGGGGACGTGGATTTTAATAGGCCGGGGGTCAGATGAGCTCCACGTGTAATGTGGAGACGTCGTTACCCTCATGAACGTTTCTGCATcacaatttaaatattatatatatatatatatatatatattgaacacTTTAGAATatcttttttgtttgttttggaTCCAAGAATTGATGTGCATCTCACTTGTTGAGTCGTAGCTATTTTATCTGTGGTCATCGTTAATAAAATTCAGAATTGAAATAAGAGTCTAGTTATGTCACATTCAGAACGATGTAAGTACTTGGATTCGTTGTATTCAGGTCTTGTCTCTAACTGAATAATTGATAAAGACTGGTTATTTTAAGCCACAAAAGACcgcttggattcaaattccaTTTCTCTCTCCTGTCCTCCTCGAGTCCTCTAATAAGTTGTAATATATATCAACAGCTGAATTACAATATTCAATGTTTAATTAGCTCAGGTGCAGTGATTTCTTCGTGGAAGGCAACAAAGGTTCTCGTCCACGACTTACCAATAGTATCGATATTAATTTGCCATTGTATGGGAAAACTTTCAAACATATAAACGAGGCTTCAATTCAACTTACTTATATCAGATGTCTATTTAATTGACTTTTAAATATGGATCACccaaagagagaaaaacaaaaatagctATGTCgatatgtatatttatgtataatataCATAAGTTGTAGGGACTCATTAGATCTTCGTCTGGCTGTTTGATTCCGTTGACCGATCATGGGACTCATCGTTCATCATAATTAACTCCATGTTCTATCGGGATGCTCTTTGATTTATTTCAGTTGATTAATTCTAATTTCAATCAGCGTTGGTCGTGTtcatatgtatacatacatatatatatatatgtatgtatgtaatatGCATACTTAAACacgtatatataattatttttcctttgtcCCCATCAATGTTCTTCTCACTTGACAGATTCATTTGTGGTCATCGTTAGTAGCGATTTCATAAATCATTAACGTCACATTTAGATCGACCAATGAAATAGGGTTCGTCGTATCTGAGTTCTGTCTTTAGCTGAATCTTTATAGACGATGTTAT is a genomic window containing:
- the LOC116206393 gene encoding uncharacterized protein LOC116206393; this translates as MLLKDPSYPTIPIEHPKMLDIWSWICELPDSAGSCSSSVLELARSMPDRDGLTQSIQLRANWTACEPSSEEAAITFSLYLLGFESQKLQQGPIWVSDPYPLSSDKPFLPLLLQLLREIISRSPTTQESTCPRSRLGDLRPEPVAWIMDSHAPESLSGFFNSIFLLRLFWLCSFDAPCEAGTFYYHCLLAPNLETLACNRTPVLRKFLATIGVDAELCFTRAFSYMLAKWLILREVGGVGLKTLASLPADDRGLVVSYATEAHGLWILKGYVPIQAMKVTQSSNQLKSFPITEAKDSVLKYVLAHQQLEAVIQVEYSVKFFESYIQVNARVDNIRLHVVNLGFKKGDSNEGEFADERHFPSRARLWVGPEVGATYVGGFSLGQSTNNSGKEIETQKIVKGSFGKTKVPKVKTTARTSSRTRIRNWRWDQDAEGNAAVFDGVLCDSGTGREVATCRPGGADGGSGFHKRYAGAQRPFTKTGGVIFAGDECGRSVVWRLSREMEGSVMKWRIGGQIWLTYWPNNNDVIRSSPFETRAVELCDEVDLPLIPGKVVKI